From Brassica oleracea var. oleracea cultivar TO1000 chromosome C3, BOL, whole genome shotgun sequence, a single genomic window includes:
- the LOC106330272 gene encoding uncharacterized protein LOC106330272, which yields MSSSSSDENDEIEERLDDIIEDFIDEIYDDIVEAELIPQRTRSYTERHREGGQHQLSNDYFNDDHSIYSIQTFRCRFHKNKGLFIRIVDGLEQFFPFFQQRKDATGRWGLTALQKCTAAIRLLAYGNSADTVDEYVRLGESTALPCLHHFTDGIIQLFGDEYLRRPTAEDLQRLLDMGEKRGFPGMVGSIDCMHWEWKNCPTAWKGQYARGHGKPTIVLEAI from the exons ATGTCGTCATCTTCGTCTGATGAAAATGATGAAATCGAGGAGAGATTGGATGATATTATCGAAGATTTCATTGACGAAATTTACGACGATATAGTGGAGGCCGAACTCATACCGCAAAGGACCCGTAGTTATACTGAACGACATCGCGAAGGAGGACAGCACCAGCTAAGCAATGACTACTTCAACGACGACCATTCGATATATTCGATACAAACTTTCAGATGCCGATTCCACAAGAATAAGGGATTATTCATACGTATTGTCGATGGCCTTGAACAATTCTTTCCATTCTTTCAGCAAAGAAAAGATGCAACGGGTAGGTGGGGTCTTACTGCACTACAAAAATGTACGGCAGCAATTCGTCTACTTGCTTATGGAAATTCGGCTGACACGGTTGACGAATATGTTCGACTTGGTGAGAGCACTGCACTTCCTTGTTTACATCATTTCACTGATGGGATAATACAGTTATTCGGAGATGAGTATCTGCGACGACCCACAGCAGAGGATCTTCAACGACTACTCGATATGGGAGAGAAACGAGGGTTTCCTGGGATGGTCGGGAGCATTGACTGTATGCACTGGGAGTGGAAAAATTGTCCAACCGCTTGGAAAGGACAGTACGCCCGTGGCCACGGAAAACCGACTATTGTCCTAGAGGCC ATATGA
- the LOC106331628 gene encoding methyltransferase-like protein 13, giving the protein METETKTTQSYSEQWYWDERYTNESDPFDWYQNYTSLAPLINLYVPRRTHPVLVIGCGNSAFSEGMVDDGYEDVVSIDISSVVIDAMNKKHSDRPQLKYLKMDVRDMKVFEDASFDAVIDKGTLDSILCGSNSRQHSTQMLEEVWRVLKDKGVYILITYGAPDYRLRLFKDSRSWTTKLHVIDKSLTDHQPWELTKPIPLDAEGSSVESALGKSPDVHYIYVCIKDESLKREADTA; this is encoded by the exons ATGGAGACAGAGACGAAGACGACGCAATCATACAGCGAGCAATGGTACTGGGACGAACGCTACACGAACGAATCCGATCCCTTCGATTGGTACCAGAACTACACTTCACTGGCTCCTCTCATCAACCTCTACGTCCCTCGCCGCACTCACCCCGTCCTCGTCATCGGCTGCGGGAACTCAGCGTTCAGCGAAGGAATGGTTGACGATGGGTACGAAGACGTAGTCAGCATCGATATCTCCTCTGTGGTGATCGATGCGATGAACAAGAAACACTCCGACCGTCCTCAGCTCAAAT ATTTGAAGATGGATGTGCGTGATATGAAGGTCTTTGAAGATGCTTCTTTCGATGCTGTGATTGATAAAG GAACCTTAGACTCTATTTTG TGTGGGAGCAATTCGAGGCAACACTCAACGCAGATGCTTGAGGAGGTTTGGAG GGTACTCAAGGATAAAGGAGTCTACATTCTG ATTACATATGGAGCACCGGATTACCGTCTTAGGTTGTTTAAAGACTCACGCTCTTGGACAACGAAGCTCCATGTGATTG ACAAAAGTTTAACCGATCATCAACCATGGGAACTGACAAAACCTATTCCTCTAGATGCTGAGGGAAGTTCAGTGGAATCTGCACTTGGCAAAAGCCCTGATGTTCATTACATCTACGTTTGTATCAAG GATGAGTCGTTGAAGAGGGAGGCAGACACAGCTTGA